The following proteins come from a genomic window of Pseudomonas sp. MAG733B:
- the urtD gene encoding urea ABC transporter ATP-binding protein UrtD produces MRTTATAEFMLEPAFFPVEPNKDAGSSRDAIGLGQRVEPGLNTRHGTILTLEDISVSFDGFKALNDLNLYIGVGELRCIIGPNGAGKTTLMDVITGKTRPSHGKAWFGETLDLTQMSEVQIAQAGIGRKFQKPTVFEALSVFENLELAQKTDKSVWASLRARLNGEQKDRIAEVLDTIRLTASVNRPAGLLSHGQKQFLEIGMLLMQDPQLLLLDEPVAGMTDAETEFTAELFKRLAGKHSLMVVEHDMGFVGSIADHVTVLHQGSVLAEGSLEQVQDNERVIEVYLGR; encoded by the coding sequence ATGAGAACCACTGCGACGGCTGAATTCATGCTCGAACCGGCGTTCTTTCCCGTGGAGCCCAACAAGGATGCCGGCAGCAGCCGCGACGCCATCGGCTTGGGTCAACGGGTCGAACCGGGCCTGAACACCCGCCACGGCACGATCCTGACCCTGGAAGACATCAGCGTCAGCTTCGATGGTTTCAAGGCCCTGAACGATTTGAACCTGTACATCGGCGTCGGCGAGCTGCGCTGCATCATCGGCCCCAACGGCGCGGGCAAGACCACGCTGATGGACGTGATCACCGGCAAGACCCGGCCCAGCCATGGCAAGGCGTGGTTCGGCGAAACTCTGGACCTGACGCAGATGAGCGAAGTGCAGATCGCCCAGGCCGGTATCGGTCGCAAGTTTCAGAAGCCGACGGTATTCGAAGCCTTGAGCGTGTTTGAAAACCTTGAGCTGGCACAAAAAACCGACAAGTCGGTGTGGGCCAGCCTGCGGGCTCGCCTCAACGGAGAACAGAAAGATCGTATCGCCGAAGTGCTCGACACCATTCGCCTGACGGCTTCGGTCAATCGTCCCGCTGGATTGCTGTCCCACGGTCAGAAGCAGTTTCTGGAAATCGGCATGTTGCTGATGCAGGACCCGCAATTGCTCCTGCTCGACGAGCCGGTGGCGGGCATGACCGACGCCGAAACCGAATTCACCGCCGAGCTGTTCAAGCGCCTGGCCGGCAAGCATTCGCTGATGGTGGTGGAACACGACATGGGTTTCGTCGGCTCGATTGCCGACCACGTCACCGTATTGCATCAGGGCAGTGTGTTGGCCGAAGGGTCGCTGGAGCAGGTGCAGGATAACGAGCGGGTGATCGAGGTTTATCTCGGTCGATAA
- the urtC gene encoding urea ABC transporter permease subunit UrtC, protein MNQPLLVTATQKAGPKVSIAVGAVILVLLLALPLLSLLSPDSAFHISAYTLTLVGKILCYAIVALALDLVWGYAGLLSLGHGLFFALGGYAMGMYLMRQASGDGLPAFMTFLSWTELPWFWTGTSSFLWTLCLVVLAPGLLALVFGFFAFRSRIKGVYFSIMTQALTFAGMLLFFRNETGFGGNNGFTNFRTILGFGITEPGTRAVLFFATVMLLVASLYIGWRLAQSKFGRVLTALRDAENRLMFCGYDPRGFKLFVWVLSAVLCGLAGALYVPQVGIINPSEMSPTNSIEAAVWVALGGRGTLIGPLLGAGVVNGMKSWFTVAFPEYWLFFLGALFIVVTLYLPKGVIGLLKKRGEQ, encoded by the coding sequence ATGAACCAGCCCCTGCTCGTTACCGCAACCCAAAAAGCCGGCCCCAAAGTCTCGATTGCCGTCGGTGCGGTGATCCTCGTTCTGCTGTTGGCGCTGCCGCTGCTGTCGCTGCTATCGCCGGACAGCGCGTTTCACATCTCGGCCTACACCCTGACCCTGGTCGGCAAAATCCTTTGCTACGCCATCGTCGCCCTCGCGCTGGATCTGGTCTGGGGCTACGCCGGTTTGCTGTCTCTCGGCCACGGCCTGTTCTTCGCACTCGGCGGCTATGCGATGGGCATGTACCTGATGCGCCAGGCCTCCGGCGACGGCTTGCCGGCCTTCATGACGTTCTTGTCGTGGACCGAACTGCCATGGTTCTGGACCGGCACCAGCAGCTTTCTCTGGACCCTGTGCCTGGTGGTGTTGGCGCCGGGATTGTTGGCGCTGGTGTTCGGTTTCTTCGCCTTCCGCTCGCGGATCAAGGGCGTGTATTTCTCGATCATGACCCAGGCTTTGACCTTCGCCGGCATGCTGCTGTTTTTCCGCAACGAAACGGGTTTCGGCGGCAACAATGGCTTCACCAATTTCCGCACCATTCTCGGCTTCGGCATCACCGAACCGGGCACCCGTGCGGTGCTGTTTTTCGCCACGGTGATGTTGCTGGTAGCGAGCCTGTACATCGGCTGGCGCCTGGCGCAAAGCAAATTCGGCCGGGTGCTGACCGCGCTGCGCGATGCGGAAAACCGCCTGATGTTCTGCGGCTACGACCCACGTGGTTTCAAGCTATTCGTGTGGGTATTGAGCGCAGTGTTGTGCGGCCTCGCCGGTGCTTTGTATGTGCCGCAAGTCGGGATCATCAACCCGAGCGAAATGTCGCCGACCAACTCGATTGAAGCGGCGGTGTGGGTCGCCCTCGGCGGTCGCGGCACTTTGATCGGCCCGCTGCTGGGCGCCGGCGTGGTCAACGGCATGAAGAGCTGGTTCACCGTGGCGTTCCCTGAGTACTGGCTGTTCTTCCTCGGCGCGCTGTTCATCGTCGTGACGTTGTATCTGCCCAAAGGCGTGATCGGTTTGCTGAAGAAAAGAGGTGAACAATGA
- the urtE gene encoding urea ABC transporter ATP-binding subunit UrtE, whose product MLQVDKLHQYYGGSHILRGLTFDVKVGEVTCLLGRNGVGKTTLLKCLMGLLPAKEGAVNWEGKPITTFKPHQRVHAGIAYVPQGREIFGRLTVEENLLMGLSRFPGSEAKEVPAFIYELFPVLLQMKQRRGGDLSGGQQQQLAIGRALASRPRLLILDEPTEGIQPSVIKEIGAVIKKLAARGDMAILLVEQFYDFAAELADQYLVMSRGEIVQQGRGENMEAEGVRGLVTI is encoded by the coding sequence ATGCTGCAAGTCGACAAGCTGCACCAGTACTACGGCGGTAGCCACATCCTGCGCGGCCTGACGTTTGACGTGAAGGTCGGCGAAGTCACTTGCCTGCTCGGGCGCAATGGCGTGGGCAAGACCACCCTGCTTAAATGCCTGATGGGTTTGCTGCCGGCCAAGGAAGGCGCGGTGAATTGGGAAGGCAAACCGATCACCACGTTCAAGCCGCATCAACGGGTGCATGCCGGAATCGCCTACGTGCCCCAGGGCAGGGAGATCTTCGGTCGCCTGACCGTCGAGGAAAACCTGCTGATGGGCCTGTCGCGTTTCCCCGGCAGTGAGGCGAAAGAAGTCCCGGCGTTCATCTATGAGCTGTTCCCGGTGTTGCTGCAAATGAAGCAACGCCGGGGTGGCGACCTGTCCGGCGGCCAGCAACAACAACTGGCGATCGGACGCGCCCTGGCCAGCCGCCCTCGCCTGCTGATTCTCGATGAGCCGACCGAAGGCATTCAACCGTCGGTGATCAAGGAGATCGGAGCCGTGATCAAAAAACTCGCGGCCCGTGGCGACATGGCGATCCTGCTGGTGGAGCAGTTTTACGATTTCGCTGCCGAACTGGCCGATCAATACCTGGTGATGTCCCGGGGCGAGATCGTGCAACAGGGACGTGGCGAAAACATGGAAGCCGAAGGTGTGCGCGGACTGGTTACCATCTAA